Part of the Corynebacterium efficiens YS-314 genome is shown below.
CATCGGCACGATCCGGTCGCGCACCCACCACTACCCCTTCCGCCTGCTCACCCCGGGCGCCATGCGCGGGTTGCTGGAACGCACCTGCCGCGCGGAGGGTGTGCACGTCGATGACGCCGTCTACCCGCTGGTTATCCGCGCCGGTGGTGGCAGTCCCCGCGACAGCCTCTCCATCCTGGATCAGCTGCTCGCCGGCGCCGGCCCCGACGGGCTGAGCTATGAGAGCGCCCTGCCATTGCTGGGGGTCACCGACTTCACGCTTATCGACGCCGCCATCACCGCCCTCGCCACCGATGACAAGGCCGGTATGTTCGCCACCATTGACCGCGTCATCGAAGCCGGCCACGACCCCCGCCGCTTCGCCACCGATCTGCTGGACCGCCTGCGTGACCTCATGATCCTCCAGACCGTCCCGGAGGCCTTCGACCTCGGGCTTGTCGACGCCCCCACCGACCGGGCCCAGGTCCTCACCGACCAGGCCGCGATGTTCTCCGGCAATGAACTGGCCACCCTTGCCTCGATGGTCAACACCGGCTTGGCAGACCTGCGCGGTGCGACCTCACCACGCCTGCTCCTGGAGATCCTCTGCGTGCGACTGCTGCTCTCCCGCGGCCAGGTCGCGCAGGTCATCGCACCGGCGGTGGGTGCGACCCAACCTGCCGCTGCGGGGACCGCCCCCACCTTCTCCGGGCCGGGCGGCGCGGCTGCGGCGGCGAGGGCGAAGGCGTTGGCAGCGTCGCAAAGCTATGGTCAACGCCCCGAACCGAAAAAACCGGAGCCGGAGCCGGTCAAGGAACCGGAACCTGCGCCAGCCCCGGAACCAGCTCCGGAACCGGTCAAGGCACCCGAACCTGCGCCTGTACCCGAACCCGCGCCGGAGCCGGAGCCCGCGACACCAGCCGTGCCCACTGCGGATCTGCTGCCGACGATCCGCTCCAAATGGGCGCAGCTGCGCACGCTGGTGGGCAAGGAGAACATCCGCACCGAGATCATGCTCACCGAGGCCAAGGTGCTGGGCATCCGACAGGACACCCTGGTCCTCGGGCACAGCACGGGGGCGTTGGCGAACCGTCTCAACGCACCCGAGCACAATGAGGTGCTCGTGACCGTGCTGGAACGTGAACTGGGCACCCGCCTGGCAGTGGAATGCGTGGTGGGTACCGACCCATCAGCGGTCGGGTTCACCACCACGTCACAGCCTGAACAACCGACCTGGAACCCCACCAGGCCCACCCCGCAGGAGCAGTCGGCCCAGCAGCAGATGCCGAGCCAGCCCCAGGAATCCCGCCAGCACCCCAAGGCCCCCGCGCCCGCTGCGGCCCCCGATGAGCCAGAGGAGCCTGAGAGTCCGGCCCCGCGGAGTGGGGGATGGGGTGAGCCGGTAAAGATCGGCGATGAGCAGCCGGTTGCGCCTCCTGCAGCACCGACACCCGTGACACCGCCGGCACCCACACCCCGACCCCGCCCCGAGGCGGAGTCGAAACTCTCCTGGCGGGAGCGCGCGGAGCAGGCCGCGGCCAACGCCACCGCACACCGTCAGGCACAGCAGGGTACCAGCGCACCCTTCTCCGGTGGGGTGCCTCTGCCACCCGAGCCGGAGGATTACCCCATCCCAGGTGGGGACCCCTATGACTACAGCGCCGATGAGGGGATCCCGCAGCGGGCCCAGCAGGCAACACCGGCCACCCAGGAACCGCAACCCCCGGCTGATGGGGGAGGGGAGAGGAGGTGGGCGTCGCAAAGCGAGGAGGAAGAGATGATGCGCGAGGCCGCCCGCGAACCCGGCGAGATGGACCGGCGTGACGCCAAGACCATCGCCATGGAACTACTCGCCTCCGAACTCGGGGCGAAACCGCTGTAAGCCGAGAGCGAACCGACGGGTTTTTGTGCGCGCCGGGGGCGGGCCGTCGGTAGACTCGTGCGCAAACGGATTCCCCATCTTTCAGGAAGGTCAACAATGACTCAGCCAGACATGTCCCAGATCCTCGCCCAGGCCCAGCAGATGCAGGCACAGCTACAGGCCGCCCAGCAGGAGATCCTGGCATCCTCCGTCGTCGGTGATGCGGCAAACGGCCTGGTCACCGTCACCATGTCCGGCTCCGGTGAGGTCACCGCGGTCAACATCGACCCGAAGGTGGTGGACCCGGAAGATGTCGAGACCCTCCAGGACCTGGTCCAGGGCGCATTCCTCGACGCACACAAGAAGGTCGCCGACCTCGCACAGGAGAAGATGGGCCCGCTGTCCCAGGGCTTCGGCGGCGACATGGGCAGCCTCTTCTAGAACCTCCCCCGGCCGGGCATCGTCGGTGCGTGAACGCACTTCGATGTCCGGTCTTGCCATGTGCGATACTGGGCTGGTTAAGCTCCGTTTAAAGATAGGTGAATCGCAACCGTGTTTGAAGGCCCTCTTCAGGATCTCATCGATGAACTCTCCCGACTCCCCGGTGTCGGCCCGAAGAGTGCCCAGCGCATCGCATTCCACCTGCTCAACGTCGATCCCGACGACATCACCCGCCTCCAGGACGCCCTCGGGGCGGTGCGTGACGGCGTACGTTTCTGCCGTATCTGCTGCAACATCTCCCGCGATGAGGTCTGCCGCATCTGCAACGACTCCGGTCGTGACCGTGGCCTCATCTGCGTCGTCGAGGAACCGAAGGACATCCAGGTCATAGAGCGCACCGGCGAATTCCGTGGCCGCTACCACGTCCTCGGCGGCGCCCTCGACCCCCTGGCCAATGTCGGCCCGCGTGAGCTGACCATCTCCACCCTGCTCCAGCGCATCGGCGGCGTCCTCGACGACCGCGAGCTCGCCGACTCCACCCCCGACACCCCGCTTCTCGACGACAAACCCCAAATCCATGAGGTCATCCTCGCCACCGACCCCAACACTGAGGGCGAGGCGACCGCCTCCTACCTGGCCCGCCTCCTCCAGGACTTCCCCGACCTCGTTGTCTCCCGGCTGGCCTCCGGCATGCCGCTGGGTGGCGACCTCGAATTCGTCGATGAGCTCACCCTGTCCCGCGCTCTGAGCGGCCGCCTGCCTCTCTAGCGGGTGACGCGCTGGGGCGGGTGACGGTGCATAACCGTACCGATTAGGCCGGGAAACGGTCGGTTCAGTGGGGGAGTTGGCATGGTTATGCACGCCGGGACCGGTGGCGGTGCATAACCGTACCGATTAGGCCGGGAAACGGTCGGTTCGACAGGGGAGATGGCACCCTTTTGCACGCCGGGGCCCTCAGGAAGCATAACCGTACCGGTTAGGGCCGGAAACGGTCGGTTCGGTAGGGGAATAGGCATGGTTATGCTCGCCGGCACCCGGAAACGAGCACAACCGAACCAACTAGCTCCGGAAACGATCAGACCGGCAGGGGAGATGGCACCCTTTTGCACGCGAAAGCCTCCCCGCAGCATGAACAACAGAGCCACCAACCGCAATGACACGGTCGGTGGCTCTGTCAGTGGATGCAGCCAGCGCCTAAGCCAGGCGTTCGGCGCGGAGGCGGTCGACAACCTCGATGTGGAGAGGCGCGAGGTCCTTCAGGGACTGACCCATGGCCTTGGCCAGCAGCAGGTCGGCGAGCTGGGGGTTGCGGGCGAGGGCGGGGCCGTGCATGTAGGTGGCGATGACGCTGCCCTGCACGGCGCCCTCGGCGTGCTGTTGGCGTTCGTGGTCCACCACGTCGGAGGCGCCCCAGGTGTCGCAGTTGCCTTCGCCACGGATGACACGGCCGAGGGGTTCGGCGTCGCGGCCCAGCAGGGTGGCTCCCATGTGGTTCTCGAAGCCGGTGAGGGTGTCGGTGAGTTCGGCGGTGACACCGGCGCGGGTGGGGTCGGAGACGACTTCACCGATGGCGCGTTTCTGGAGGGAGACGGTGGTGGCGTCGATAAGCCCGAGACCGTCGACGATGCGGCCGGCGGCCCGGAAGGAGTCGCCGAGGATCTGCATGCCCGCGCACACGGCGAAGATGGGGCGACCGGCGGCGGCCGCGGTGGCCAGGCCGCGGTCCTGCGCGAGGTGTTCCACGGCGAGGATCTGGGCGGTGTCCTCACCGCCGCCCAGGCAGTAGAGGTCGAGACCCGAGGGGACGGCGTCGTCGAGGGTGATGCGCTGGATCTCGGCGTCGATGCCGCGCATGCGGGCACGTTGGCGCAGGACGAGGGCATTGCCGTCATCGCCGTAGGTGCCGAGGACGTCGGGAAGGACCAGGCCGATTGTCAGGGTACTCATCAGTTGTTGATCTCCTTTTCCAGTGCCCTCTTCAGGTCACGGAAGGCGGTGTAGTTGGCCAGTACCTCGACGCGCCCGGGTGGGCAGGCGCGGATGGCGGCGAGGGGGTCGCGGTGCAGGTCGTGGTCGATGTTGGCGTAGGTCAGGCGTACTGCGAGGTCGGTGCCGCGTTCGCCGGAGGCCTTGACGGAGAGTTGCTCGAAGTCCTCGAAACGCACGTCCCACAGCCAGGAGAGGTCCTCGCCGTCGGCGACCTGGCCGTTGACGGCGATGACCAGGCCGTCGGCGGTGCGGTCGACCATGGCCAGGGCTTCCTGCCAACCGGCGGGGTTCTTGGCCAACAGGAGGTGGACCTCGTGGTCACCGTAGGTGATGGTGGAGTAGCGGCCGGCGACATTGTCCACGCTGTTGACCGCATCGACCGCCTCCGCCAGGGGCACGCCGTAGACGGTGGCCGCGCAGATGGCCTGGGCGGCGTTGCCGCGGTTGGCCTGACCGGGCAGGTTGAGGTCGAGGACCACGTCGCCCTCGGGGGTGTGCACGGTGTCGCCGTCGACCGCCCAGGTGGGGGTGGGACGCTCGAAGGTGCGGCCGTCGAGAAGCTCCCTGGTGGCGCGCCAGTGGTTGCCCTCGTAGACGATGCGGCTCTCGGTGCGGGGGCAGGAGACGGCATCGCCCTGCCAGCCGCTGCCGGCGGCGACCCAGATGACGTTGGGTGCGTCGAAGGCGATGGAGGTGACCAGCACGTCGTCGCAGTTGGCCACCACGATCATGTCCGGGTTGGAGCGCACCGCATCGCGCAGGACGCGTTCGATCTTGTTGATCTCCCCGACGCGGTCGAGCTGATCGCGGGAGAGGTTGAGCAGCACCAGGCAGGACGGCTGCAGGTGGGTGATGGCGGCGGGGACGTGGAGTTCATCGACCTCGAGGACCACATGGGAGGCCTCGCGCCCGGCGAGCAGCGCGGAGATGATGCCGGCGTCCATGTTGTCCCCGCCCTCATTGGTGGCGATGGTGAACTGCCTGCGCATCGCTGCGGCCAGCATGCGGGTGGTGGTGGATTTGCCGTTGGTGCCGGTCACCAGCGCGACGGGGCGGTCGGCGGCGAGGGTGGCCATGATCTCCGGGTCGACGGCGTTGGCCACGAGTCCACCGATCATGCCACCGGATCCGCGACCGGTGATCCGTGAGGCGGTTGTGGCGAGATACGCGGCGGTCATGGCCGCGCGGGTCCGCAGACGGCGCAGGGAATCAGGCAGGCGAGGCTTCATGGGTTTAGAGTCTAGTGAATCGCGCCGGTCGGCTGGGTGTGACCTTGCCCAAGCACGCTTGTCGACGCCCTACTCCGCCACCTTTCCGTCCCGCACCCGCTCCACAGCCCGGAGGAATGCCACGTCCGACAACAGGGGGATGTTTTTACGCTGCGCGTGCATGGCCTTGCCGTCGATGTCGCGGGTCTGGTTGCACACCACCACGGAGGTCTGACGGGTGAGCTTCTCCGAGTAGCTCAGGCCCGCATCCACCGCCGCCTGGATGATGATGTCCGGGTCCATCTCGATCTCCGGGGCCACCACCACCTCCATGCCGGCGACCAGCGACGTGCCCGGCTGATAGACACCCGGGTTGATCAGCGTCGGCTTCTCCTCCTGCGCCTGCACCCGGATGTGGGAGCGTTGCAGGCCGAACCTGTCGGCGCGGAGATTGTCCGGGGTCTGGGTGGCCAGCTCACCGCGCTCGCGCAGGGTGAAGTAGAGATCCGCCACCAGCCGGGTGGACTCGCGGCAGAGCTGCTCATGGGGCACCCCGGCACGCTCGGTGGTGGCAACAGCTGGTGGGGTGTCGAGACCGAGGGCGTGGGCGACGCCACGGATGCGGACGTCGTCAAGCACCACCCCCTGCCGGCGTGCAGACGCGAGCGTATCGACGATCAACACCGGCCGCGGGATATGCCCCACGCGCTGGCGACGCCGGCCCCGCCCCCCACGTCGGCTGTTGCGGCTGGTGCTGCGGTTCGCGCGCGCCGCGTCATTCATGGCCCGCTTGGCCTCGGAGACGATGAAACCCCACGTCCGGGGCGCATTGTGGAGGATGAGGGTGCGACCGTCGATCAACCTGTCCACCGCCTTGAGGATCTGCGAGAAGCGCCGCGCCGAACGGAACTCCTCATCCGTGACGCCGTGCAGGTGGAAGGGCCCCGGGTCGGAACCCGGGTTGAG
Proteins encoded:
- a CDS encoding DNA polymerase III subunit gamma and tau, which codes for MALYRKYRPASFDEVVGQEHVTAPLSVALDSGRINHAYLFSGPRGCGKTSSARILARSLNCVQGPTSTPCGVCNSCVSLAPGGPGNLDVTELDAASHNGVDDMRELREKAHYAPAESRYRVFIIDEAHMITPQGFNAMLKIVEEPPEHLIFIFATTEPDKVIGTIRSRTHHYPFRLLTPGAMRGLLERTCRAEGVHVDDAVYPLVIRAGGGSPRDSLSILDQLLAGAGPDGLSYESALPLLGVTDFTLIDAAITALATDDKAGMFATIDRVIEAGHDPRRFATDLLDRLRDLMILQTVPEAFDLGLVDAPTDRAQVLTDQAAMFSGNELATLASMVNTGLADLRGATSPRLLLEILCVRLLLSRGQVAQVIAPAVGATQPAAAGTAPTFSGPGGAAAAARAKALAASQSYGQRPEPKKPEPEPVKEPEPAPAPEPAPEPVKAPEPAPVPEPAPEPEPATPAVPTADLLPTIRSKWAQLRTLVGKENIRTEIMLTEAKVLGIRQDTLVLGHSTGALANRLNAPEHNEVLVTVLERELGTRLAVECVVGTDPSAVGFTTTSQPEQPTWNPTRPTPQEQSAQQQMPSQPQESRQHPKAPAPAAAPDEPEEPESPAPRSGGWGEPVKIGDEQPVAPPAAPTPVTPPAPTPRPRPEAESKLSWRERAEQAAANATAHRQAQQGTSAPFSGGVPLPPEPEDYPIPGGDPYDYSADEGIPQRAQQATPATQEPQPPADGGGERRWASQSEEEEMMREAAREPGEMDRRDAKTIAMELLASELGAKPL
- a CDS encoding YbaB/EbfC family nucleoid-associated protein → MTQPDMSQILAQAQQMQAQLQAAQQEILASSVVGDAANGLVTVTMSGSGEVTAVNIDPKVVDPEDVETLQDLVQGAFLDAHKKVADLAQEKMGPLSQGFGGDMGSLF
- a CDS encoding recombination mediator RecR — protein: MFEGPLQDLIDELSRLPGVGPKSAQRIAFHLLNVDPDDITRLQDALGAVRDGVRFCRICCNISRDEVCRICNDSGRDRGLICVVEEPKDIQVIERTGEFRGRYHVLGGALDPLANVGPRELTISTLLQRIGGVLDDRELADSTPDTPLLDDKPQIHEVILATDPNTEGEATASYLARLLQDFPDLVVSRLASGMPLGGDLEFVDELTLSRALSGRLPL
- a CDS encoding type 1 glutamine amidotransferase: MSTLTIGLVLPDVLGTYGDDGNALVLRQRARMRGIDAEIQRITLDDAVPSGLDLYCLGGGEDTAQILAVEHLAQDRGLATAAAAGRPIFAVCAGMQILGDSFRAAGRIVDGLGLIDATTVSLQKRAIGEVVSDPTRAGVTAELTDTLTGFENHMGATLLGRDAEPLGRVIRGEGNCDTWGASDVVDHERQQHAEGAVQGSVIATYMHGPALARNPQLADLLLAKAMGQSLKDLAPLHIEVVDRLRAERLA
- a CDS encoding Mur ligase family protein, giving the protein MKPRLPDSLRRLRTRAAMTAAYLATTASRITGRGSGGMIGGLVANAVDPEIMATLAADRPVALVTGTNGKSTTTRMLAAAMRRQFTIATNEGGDNMDAGIISALLAGREASHVVLEVDELHVPAAITHLQPSCLVLLNLSRDQLDRVGEINKIERVLRDAVRSNPDMIVVANCDDVLVTSIAFDAPNVIWVAAGSGWQGDAVSCPRTESRIVYEGNHWRATRELLDGRTFERPTPTWAVDGDTVHTPEGDVVLDLNLPGQANRGNAAQAICAATVYGVPLAEAVDAVNSVDNVAGRYSTITYGDHEVHLLLAKNPAGWQEALAMVDRTADGLVIAVNGQVADGEDLSWLWDVRFEDFEQLSVKASGERGTDLAVRLTYANIDHDLHRDPLAAIRACPPGRVEVLANYTAFRDLKRALEKEINN
- a CDS encoding exonuclease domain-containing protein, producing MLHGFHSHVPDKPPHRRSQMATSTHPPTRLMGMNSFGADDKNTGGVSPTNSDTQPQTLPGEDRGRREQERQAQERARQQAITDAPYVAVTIQSSGIHPSTSRMITFTAITLTADNEPVETFHAVLNPGSDPGPFHLHGVTDEEFRSARRFSQILKAVDRLIDGRTLILHNAPRTWGFIVSEAKRAMNDAARANRSTSRNSRRGGRGRRRQRVGHIPRPVLIVDTLASARRQGVVLDDVRIRGVAHALGLDTPPAVATTERAGVPHEQLCRESTRLVADLYFTLRERGELATQTPDNLRADRFGLQRSHIRVQAQEEKPTLINPGVYQPGTSLVAGMEVVVAPEIEMDPDIIIQAAVDAGLSYSEKLTRQTSVVVCNQTRDIDGKAMHAQRKNIPLLSDVAFLRAVERVRDGKVAE